The following nucleotide sequence is from Halobacillus mangrovi.
GGTGAACATTTTCTGTAAACACGGCTCCACTCAATCCATAATGAGAACCATTAGCTGTTTTAACAGCTTCCTCTTCATTAGAAACTTTGATCACAGAAGCGACAGGACCGAAGACCTCATTATGAGCCATCGGCATGGCATTCGTTACGTCTATCAAAACAGTCGGCTGAAAGACATTGCCCTCCGCTTCACCGCCTGTCAGTATTTTTGCTCCTTGCTCAAGAGTTTTACGTAAATCCTCTTGAATACGTTCAACAGCCTCGCTATTAATCAATGGTCCGATAACGGTGTCCTGTTCAGAAGGGTCTCCGGCTTTCAAACTTTCCACTTTCTCTTTGAAAGCTTGAACAAACTCATCATACACGGCTTCGTGCACAATGATGCGATTGAGTGACATACAAATTTGTCCCTGGTGCAAAAATTTACCGAAGGCAGCCGCTTCTACTGCTTTTTCAATATTTGCGTCGTCTAATACAATCATGGCATTGTTCCCGCCAAGTTCCAGCGCAGTTTCTTTAATGTGCTTACCAGCTAGTTCACCAATATGACTCCCCACTTCAGTTGAGCCAGTGAAAGAAATCAACTTTGGTATTGGGTGGGTCACAAACGCGTCCCCGATTTCAGAGCCGCGCCCTACGACAACATTGATTACTCCTTTTGGAAATCCTGCTTCTTCGAATAAATCGGCAATTAAAAGACCGGAAGTAACGGGAGCGTCAGAAGCTGGTTTTACTACAACTGTATTTCCTGTTGCGATCGCTGGTGCTAT
It contains:
- a CDS encoding aldehyde dehydrogenase family protein → MSPKTFTKQYINGEWISGSSDKNVENVNPYTQQTIATIPSANEEDLKEAYKAAEEAQKEWMQLTPGKIQAYFTALLDIVHERKDEIIDWLVKEAGSTLVKAEVEYQAAVGIIRESASFPTRMSGQILPSNTPGKENRVYRSPKGVIGVIGPWNFPFHLAMRSIAPAIATGNTVVVKPASDAPVTSGLLIADLFEEAGFPKGVINVVVGRGSEIGDAFVTHPIPKLISFTGSTEVGSHIGELAGKHIKETALELGGNNAMIVLDDANIEKAVEAAAFGKFLHQGQICMSLNRIIVHEAVYDEFVQAFKEKVESLKAGDPSEQDTVIGPLINSEAVERIQEDLRKTLEQGAKILTGGEAEGNVFQPTVLIDVTNAMPMAHNEVFGPVASVIKVSNEEEAVKTANGSHYGLSGAVFTENVHRGVEIAKRVDTGMIHINDQSVNDEAHVAFGGEKESGIGRFGGEWALDKFTTVKWIGVMNGYREFPF